The following are from one region of the Petrotoga mobilis SJ95 genome:
- a CDS encoding ABC transporter permease — MDLVGILEQGLIASLVAMGVFISFRVIDLPDLTPDGSYVLGGAVTVAFMYAGLPWILCMILGGIMAGFFGIVTALIHNKLKVNSLLASILVMTMLYSINIRVMDGPNVSVPKEISAQQEAQYTERTKLDDILGMSTLKENQSNLQINETKKTLSPFRENSGYNSTILIGSVVFVSALLTIIFLRTELGIALRGYGGNKAGIKNLGMNPEIMSIIGLFLGNFFAGLSGSLFSMYGGFSDVNMGQGIVVTSLAAVILGEIIFGRLNLFYNMLCPIIGAVVYQFLLALAMRYGYTIGFQSSDMKLITALFIIIVIGLRRVEFKKWLSLKTSE, encoded by the coding sequence ATGGATTTAGTAGGTATATTAGAACAAGGATTAATAGCCTCCCTAGTTGCAATGGGTGTGTTTATAAGTTTCAGAGTCATCGACCTTCCAGATTTAACACCTGATGGATCATATGTATTAGGAGGGGCGGTAACCGTTGCGTTTATGTACGCAGGTCTGCCTTGGATACTGTGTATGATCCTTGGTGGTATAATGGCTGGTTTTTTTGGGATAGTAACCGCACTGATACATAACAAATTAAAAGTAAATTCCTTGTTAGCCAGCATATTGGTGATGACCATGCTCTATTCGATAAACATAAGGGTCATGGATGGACCGAACGTTTCTGTTCCAAAAGAAATAAGCGCACAGCAAGAAGCACAATACACAGAGAGAACAAAATTAGATGACATTTTAGGTATGAGTACCTTAAAGGAGAATCAAAGCAATTTACAAATAAACGAAACCAAAAAAACCTTATCTCCATTCAGAGAAAACTCTGGATATAATTCTACCATCTTAATAGGATCGGTGGTATTTGTATCTGCTCTTTTAACAATAATCTTTTTGAGAACGGAATTAGGAATTGCCCTTAGGGGATACGGAGGTAACAAGGCAGGAATCAAAAACCTTGGTATGAACCCTGAAATTATGAGTATAATAGGATTATTTTTAGGAAATTTCTTTGCGGGGTTGTCGGGGTCCTTGTTCTCTATGTACGGTGGATTTTCAGATGTAAATATGGGGCAAGGCATAGTTGTAACTTCTTTGGCGGCGGTTATTTTGGGGGAAATAATATTTGGGAGGCTAAATCTGTTCTATAACATGTTATGCCCCATTATTGGAGCTGTTGTCTATCAATTTTTACTGGCGTTAGCCATGAGATATGGTTACACGATAGGCTTCCAATCAAGCGATATGAAACTAATAACTGCGTTGTTCATAATAATAGTAATAGGATTGAGGAGGGTGGAATTTAAAAAATGGTTGAGCTTAAAAACATCAGAGTAG